One window of the Populus nigra chromosome 4, ddPopNigr1.1, whole genome shotgun sequence genome contains the following:
- the LOC133690471 gene encoding uncharacterized protein LOC133690471 gives MGNWFSRKYLAVHPMDQDGEDIVKSSLITPSSSSLRIKVRMTTTQLEELMALAELSEGSSDLGRVILQECLDGRFRARVVVGDEGLLSSEYARNLYTIKEE, from the coding sequence ATGGGCAATTGGTTTTCCAGAAAGTATCTGGCGGTGCATCCAATGGACCAAGATGGCGAAGATATCGTTAAAAGCAGCCTCATTACTCCATCATCAAGCAGCTTAAGAATCAAGGTTCGTATGACTACAACGCAACTAGAAGAGTTGATGGCGCTGGCGGAATTGAGCGAAGGAAGTTCGGATCTTGGTCGCGTGATCCTGCAAGAATGCTTAGATGGCAGGTTTCGTGCTCGTGTTGTCGTTGGTGATGAAGGTTTGCTGTCATCGGAATATGCAAGGAATCTATATACCATCAAGGAAGAGTAA
- the LOC133691943 gene encoding uncharacterized protein LOC133691943: MGNCVFKGFRLEVEEMIKVVTTNGGIMELYAPITAECITNEFPGHAIYHSRDLFSKPLLHNEELHVGQLYHLLPINTNSIALNNTRNNSNTKNHLSSSTSSSKVTPYRMSFDNQRMLKRSSTEAEVFPRYNSTGVWKVKLVISPEQLAEILAQEARTEELIESVRTVAKCGNGVSSSVANSDQSSLSSSWKGLSDQKYGVDI; encoded by the coding sequence aTGGGGAATTGTGTGTTCAAGGGGTTTCGCTTAGAAGTAGAAGAAATGATAAAAGTTGTGACAACAAATGGTGGTATCATGGAGCTGTACGCACCCATCACAGCAGAGTGCATAACCAACGAGTTTCCTGGCCACGCCATCTACCATAGCCGTGACCTCTTCTCCAAACCTCTCCTCCACAACGAAGAACTCCACGTTGGCCAACTCTACCACCTTCTCCCTATAAATACCAACAGTATCGCATTGAACAATACCCGAAACAACAGCAATACCAAAAATCATCTGTCTTCATCTACTTCATCATCCAAAGTTACTCCTTATCGCATGTCGTTTGATAACCAAAGGATGTTGAAGCGATCATCAACAGAAGCTGAGGTGTTTCCTAGGTATAATAGCACAGGGGTTTGGAAGGTTAAGCTGGTGATAAGCCCCGAGCAATTGGCAGAGATACTGGCACAAGAGGCACGGACTGAGGAGTTGATAGAGAGTGTGAGGACTGTGGCTAAGTGTGGAAATGGGGTCTCTTCTTCAGTTGCTAATTCTGATCAATCTAGTTTGTCTAGTAGCTGGAAAGGATTGTCGGATCAGAAGTATGGTGTGGATATTTAG